A single window of Candidatus Binatus sp. DNA harbors:
- a CDS encoding Fe-S-containing protein, whose product MAFSIARFRGRSALLIAAAGLVAVAVSWSMMARAPEFSPVSANPSISIETDNLRRGDVRFFTYRDRAGDQIRFLLARDSTGRIEGAIDACRRCSMYRKGYVSSRGDLVCRYCGNRYKLEAMESGLASCVPVKLPFQVTGHTVNIKPADLQRERGLF is encoded by the coding sequence ATGGCCTTCTCGATCGCAAGATTTCGAGGGCGTTCGGCCCTGTTGATTGCTGCCGCCGGTTTGGTGGCAGTCGCAGTCTCGTGGTCGATGATGGCGAGAGCACCTGAGTTCTCCCCGGTCAGTGCGAATCCGTCCATAAGTATCGAGACCGATAATCTGAGGCGGGGTGATGTGCGTTTTTTCACGTATCGAGATCGGGCGGGCGATCAGATTCGGTTCCTTCTAGCCCGCGACTCCACAGGACGGATTGAAGGAGCCATCGACGCCTGCCGACGCTGCTCCATGTATCGTAAGGGTTACGTCAGTTCTCGCGGGGATCTCGTCTGCAGATATTGCGGCAATCGATACAAGTTGGAAGCAATGGAATCTGGCCTCGCATCATGCGTGCCTGTGAAACTGCCGTTCCAGGTGACCGGGCACACCGTCAACATCAAGCCAGCCGATCTTCAACGCGAGCGAGGGTTGTTCTAG
- a CDS encoding integrase core domain-containing protein, with protein MTPKTFIGWHRKDFQLFWRRQCQSGRPRIPPELQHLIRKMARENPSWGEERIANELLLKLGLRVSPRTIRKYLPKLPAAPGGNPRRDQRWSTFLKNHAEAIIACDFCVVATATFRILYVLVIMEHASRRIVHINVTSHPTAAWTVQQLREAVSSDHTYRFILHDRDAIFSTGCDASLTRLGLAVIETPVRSPKANSLCERLIGTLRRECLDWIIPLTEEHLRKTLRSWLAHYNRGRPHSSLGPGLPHPPLNLPVHVQRQRHRFDRSSRVVARPVLNGLHHEYNLLARAA; from the coding sequence GTGACGCCCAAAACCTTCATCGGTTGGCACCGCAAAGACTTCCAGCTGTTCTGGCGTAGGCAATGCCAATCTGGCCGGCCACGGATTCCGCCGGAGCTCCAACATCTGATCCGTAAGATGGCTCGCGAGAATCCTTCGTGGGGCGAGGAGCGAATCGCAAACGAGCTGCTGCTGAAACTCGGCCTGCGCGTATCGCCGCGCACGATCCGGAAGTATCTGCCAAAGTTGCCGGCCGCACCAGGCGGCAACCCGCGCCGCGACCAGCGTTGGTCAACCTTTCTCAAGAATCACGCCGAGGCCATCATCGCCTGTGACTTCTGCGTCGTCGCAACCGCCACTTTCCGTATTCTTTACGTGCTCGTGATCATGGAACATGCGTCACGCCGAATTGTTCACATTAACGTGACGTCCCATCCGACCGCAGCCTGGACCGTCCAACAGCTGCGTGAGGCTGTCTCTTCGGACCACACGTACCGTTTTATCCTCCATGACCGCGACGCGATCTTCTCCACCGGCTGCGATGCTTCGCTAACGCGCCTGGGCCTTGCAGTCATCGAAACACCTGTTCGGAGCCCAAAGGCGAATTCGCTCTGCGAAAGGCTCATCGGGACCCTCCGGCGTGAATGTCTGGATTGGATTATCCCCTTGACCGAGGAGCATCTTCGAAAAACCCTGCGCTCCTGGCTAGCGCATTACAATCGAGGCCGACCTCACTCTTCTTTGGGCCCCGGCCTGCCCCATCCTCCCCTAAATCTCCCCGTGCATGTGCAACGTCAGAGGCATCGTTTCGACCGATCAAGCCGAGTTGTGGCGCGTCCTGTATTGAACGGACTTCACCACGAGTACAACCTCTT
- a CDS encoding cupredoxin domain-containing protein yields MTDKPTMFVPETVTIRVGDTVEWRNTGKIVHWVTIGPPIPKGAQPFDSGPMPPGAVYRHPFTVAGHYNYVCVPHAGTGMIGVVEVTE; encoded by the coding sequence ATGACGGACAAGCCTACGATGTTCGTCCCTGAGACGGTAACCATTCGGGTCGGCGACACGGTCGAGTGGCGAAACACCGGAAAGATCGTTCACTGGGTAACAATTGGCCCTCCGATCCCAAAGGGCGCGCAGCCGTTCGACTCCGGGCCGATGCCTCCCGGCGCGGTATACCGGCATCCCTTCACTGTTGCCGGGCATTACAACTACGTCTGCGTACCGCATGCGGGCACTGGGATGATCGGCGTGGTCGAAGTCACGGAGTAG
- a CDS encoding nitrous oxide reductase family maturation protein NosD encodes MLVVAPRMTAAAPPSEIDVCPSCPFSSLTVAVREAPAGSRIVVRGGIYHEHGITVNKPLEIVGQGWPVIDGGRVGETITVTSDDVRIGGLVVQNSGSAFASDPAGIKVKNSRRCVIERNRLLNDFFAIYLAASSECTVRDNEVRGDAVSEALSGNAIHLWNCRKIVVEGNRVSGHRDGLYFEFLHDSTIADNLSEHNLRYGMHTMFSADNSYRGNTLRDNSAGEVLMYSKRLVVSGNLIEHNWGAACDGALLKDLDESRIADNLFIRNSVGLYAEDSNRNRIERNKFLNNGIAVRVMADSIGNSFAANSFEANSFDVATNSLSTSENNFDGNYWSGYRGYDLNGDGIGDVPYHPVSLLAVLIENYPASVILLRSPFARMLELAETAIPVLTPKVLVDNRPLMWRPSWSKSATSKSASAR; translated from the coding sequence TTGCTCGTCGTAGCGCCGCGCATGACCGCTGCGGCGCCGCCGTCAGAAATCGACGTCTGCCCTTCGTGCCCGTTCTCGAGCCTCACGGTCGCGGTGCGTGAGGCGCCCGCCGGGTCGCGGATCGTCGTCCGCGGAGGAATCTATCACGAGCACGGAATCACAGTGAACAAGCCGCTGGAGATCGTCGGGCAGGGATGGCCGGTAATCGACGGCGGTCGCGTCGGCGAGACCATCACGGTCACCAGCGACGACGTCCGAATCGGCGGGCTCGTCGTGCAGAATTCCGGCAGTGCCTTCGCTAGTGATCCTGCCGGGATCAAGGTAAAAAACTCACGCCGCTGCGTGATCGAGCGAAACCGCCTGCTCAACGACTTCTTTGCGATTTACCTCGCTGCTTCGTCCGAGTGCACAGTCAGAGACAATGAGGTTCGCGGCGACGCGGTCTCGGAGGCGCTCAGCGGCAATGCGATTCACCTGTGGAACTGCCGGAAGATCGTCGTCGAGGGCAACCGCGTGAGCGGCCATCGCGACGGGCTCTACTTCGAGTTCCTGCACGATAGCACCATCGCCGACAACCTAAGCGAGCACAATCTCCGCTACGGGATGCACACCATGTTCTCGGCTGACAACAGCTATCGCGGCAACACGCTGCGCGATAATAGCGCGGGCGAGGTGCTGATGTACTCGAAGCGCCTGGTGGTAAGCGGCAATCTGATCGAGCACAACTGGGGCGCGGCGTGCGACGGCGCGCTGCTCAAGGATCTCGATGAAAGCCGAATCGCGGACAACCTCTTCATCCGCAACTCGGTGGGGCTCTACGCCGAAGACTCGAACCGCAACCGGATCGAGAGAAACAAATTTCTCAACAACGGGATCGCGGTGCGGGTGATGGCCGATTCGATCGGCAATTCGTTCGCCGCGAACAGCTTTGAAGCGAACAGCTTCGACGTGGCGACCAACAGCCTGAGCACCTCCGAGAACAACTTCGACGGCAACTATTGGAGCGGCTACCGCGGCTACGACTTGAACGGCGACGGCATCGGCGACGTTCCCTACCACCCGGTTTCACTGTTGGCCGTGTTGATCGAGAACTACCCCGCTTCCGTAATCCTGCTGCGAAGTCCGTTTGCCCGGATGCTCGAGCTGGCCGAAACCGCGATTCCGGTGCTCACGCCCAAGGTGCTCGTCGACAACCGCCCGCTGATGTGGAGGCCGTCGTGGTCGAAATCCGCGACCTCAAAAAGCGCTTCGGCGCGCTGA
- a CDS encoding ABC transporter permease, with protein MLTVARFSVRELVRSRWIAAYALFFAAAEWAAFAVGAEPAQAVVSVLELTLFVAPLVSIVVGLLSFYSTREFAELLLSQPIARPTAFAGQYLGLSFSLAACLVLGLGVPFLWYSPSGGAGRGIFAMLLLAGVMLTFVFVALAFAVAVLTENRVKALGVALVGWLFFAVIYDGLMLMLIIAFPAVRLDRVLLGLALLNPLDAARLLILLQLDVAALMGYTGAVFQEFFGSVEGIAVALGALGLWIAAPLWLGLRAYAHRDF; from the coding sequence GTGCTGACTGTCGCGCGCTTCAGCGTGCGCGAGCTCGTCCGCAGCCGGTGGATCGCTGCGTATGCGCTGTTTTTCGCGGCCGCCGAGTGGGCCGCATTCGCGGTCGGCGCGGAGCCCGCGCAAGCGGTCGTGAGCGTGCTCGAACTGACATTGTTCGTCGCACCGCTGGTGAGCATCGTGGTAGGGCTACTGAGCTTCTACAGCACGCGCGAGTTCGCCGAGCTCTTGCTGAGCCAGCCGATCGCGCGCCCGACGGCGTTTGCGGGCCAATACCTTGGCCTCTCGTTCTCGTTGGCCGCGTGCCTGGTGCTTGGACTCGGCGTGCCGTTTCTATGGTACAGCCCTTCGGGTGGTGCCGGGCGCGGGATCTTCGCGATGTTGCTCCTGGCCGGCGTGATGCTCACGTTCGTGTTCGTGGCGCTCGCGTTTGCGGTCGCAGTGCTGACGGAGAATCGCGTGAAGGCGCTTGGCGTGGCGCTCGTCGGTTGGCTTTTTTTTGCTGTGATTTACGACGGACTGATGCTGATGCTGATCATTGCCTTCCCGGCGGTCCGGCTCGACCGCGTGCTGCTCGGACTCGCGCTTCTGAATCCGCTCGATGCGGCGCGCCTTTTGATCCTGCTTCAACTCGACGTCGCGGCGCTGATGGGATATACGGGTGCGGTGTTTCAGGAGTTCTTCGGAAGTGTGGAAGGGATCGCTGTCGCACTCGGTGCGCTCGGTTTATGGATTGCGGCGCCGCTCTGGCTCGGTCTTCGAGCGTACGCGCACCGCGACTTCTGA
- a CDS encoding ABC transporter ATP-binding protein, producing MVEIRDLKKRFGALTVFDGITVAFRPGEITSVVGPNGTGKSTLLKCIVGLVRPNSGEITIDGTIVGRDWRYRDRVGYVPQSPRFPEAMSANELLDFLSDLRGVRAVNSHRLIDLFDLKPVMSRPLRHLSGGTRQKISILVGTVFDPDILVMDEPMVGLDPLAARRQKQWLLEQRSNGRTIIMASHVMAEVETFADRVTFLLDGRVYFDGAPGAALVSSGERTLENAIAKMMETGSACARC from the coding sequence GTGGTCGAAATCCGCGACCTCAAAAAGCGCTTCGGCGCGCTGACCGTTTTCGACGGGATCACCGTCGCCTTTCGGCCCGGCGAGATCACGTCGGTTGTAGGCCCCAACGGCACGGGCAAGAGCACGCTTCTCAAATGCATCGTGGGACTGGTTCGCCCAAACTCGGGCGAGATCACCATCGATGGCACCATCGTCGGGCGGGATTGGCGCTATCGCGACAGGGTCGGATATGTTCCGCAGAGCCCGCGATTTCCCGAAGCGATGTCGGCGAACGAGCTGCTCGACTTTTTGAGTGACCTGCGCGGCGTGCGCGCGGTCAACAGCCATCGGCTGATCGATCTTTTCGATCTGAAACCGGTGATGAGTCGCCCGCTGCGTCATCTGTCCGGCGGTACGCGCCAGAAGATCAGCATCCTGGTGGGCACGGTTTTCGACCCGGATATTCTCGTGATGGACGAACCGATGGTGGGACTCGACCCGCTTGCGGCTCGCAGGCAAAAGCAATGGCTCCTCGAGCAAAGGTCGAACGGCAGGACGATAATCATGGCCTCGCACGTGATGGCCGAAGTGGAGACGTTTGCGGACCGCGTGACCTTCCTGCTCGACGGTCGCGTGTACTTCGATGGCGCGCCGGGGGCGGCGCTGGTGAGTTCGGGCGAGCGGACCCTGGAGAACGCGATCGCGAAAATGATGGAGACCGGCTCGGCTTGCGCCAGGTGCTGA
- the nosZ gene encoding Sec-dependent nitrous-oxide reductase produces the protein MNAKCSGRIFASIIVGVAIAVGAMLSGCESRPAQAPAKPSAMAGDAASLVYVPPGKYDEFYGFFSGGYSGQIEIYGIPSGRLIQVIPVFSQNPEDGYGYSEETKAMLMTSWGFVPWDDSHHPELSQTNGVPDGRWLFINGNNTPRVARIDLRRFRTEEILEIPNSAGGHSSPFTTENTNYIVSGTRFSVPIPQKDISIADYKGNFKGSLSFIKVDPKSGTMNIAFQILVPGFDYDLAHCGKGPSDGWCFFSSYNTEEAHTLLEVNASQNDKDFVAAVNWKRAEQCLTEGNGKQMAAHYLHNYLDPVTDTAKSEELTSVAVLTPQTCPDMIYYLPTPKSPHGIDVDPTGEYIVAGGKLSSTIPIHSFHKMLDAIQKMQFETASYGIPVLKYEAVLAGEVPNACLGPLHNEFDGKGNVYTSCFISSEIIKWKLGTWEIEDRIPVYYAPGHLMIPGGDSAKPWGKYVVAINKMTKDRFLPTGPEMGQSAQLIDISGDKMRTLLDFPTISEPHYAQAIPASMLMPNNVKYYDLDKDKNPYATKSEDAAKVVRSGNVVHVYMTAIRSHFVPDNIEGIFVGDTVYFHVTNLEQDWDVPHGFAVMGAGNSGLVIMPGETRSLKWMPTRTGVYPFYCTDFCSALHQEMQGYVRVSAPGAKVALLWHGGGK, from the coding sequence ATGAATGCCAAATGCAGCGGAAGAATTTTCGCTTCAATAATTGTCGGGGTCGCGATTGCCGTGGGTGCGATGCTCTCGGGCTGCGAGAGTCGGCCTGCACAGGCGCCAGCCAAACCAAGTGCGATGGCGGGCGATGCGGCCTCACTCGTGTACGTGCCGCCCGGGAAGTATGACGAGTTTTACGGTTTCTTCTCCGGCGGATACAGCGGTCAGATCGAAATCTACGGCATCCCGTCGGGCCGCTTGATCCAGGTCATTCCGGTGTTCTCGCAAAACCCCGAAGATGGTTATGGCTACTCCGAGGAGACCAAGGCCATGCTGATGACTTCGTGGGGGTTCGTGCCGTGGGACGACTCCCATCATCCGGAGCTGTCGCAGACCAACGGGGTGCCGGACGGCCGCTGGCTTTTCATCAACGGCAACAACACGCCGCGCGTGGCGCGAATCGATCTTCGGCGCTTCCGGACCGAGGAAATACTCGAGATCCCGAACAGCGCAGGGGGCCATTCGTCGCCGTTTACCACCGAGAATACTAACTACATAGTCTCGGGCACTCGGTTTAGTGTTCCGATCCCACAGAAAGACATTTCGATTGCCGACTACAAGGGCAATTTCAAGGGCAGCCTGAGCTTTATCAAGGTCGACCCGAAGTCTGGCACGATGAATATTGCGTTCCAGATCCTAGTTCCGGGATTTGACTATGATCTGGCGCACTGCGGGAAGGGTCCTTCAGACGGCTGGTGCTTCTTCTCCAGTTACAACACCGAAGAGGCGCACACGCTGCTCGAGGTCAACGCATCGCAGAATGACAAAGACTTTGTTGCGGCGGTGAACTGGAAGCGCGCCGAGCAGTGCCTCACCGAGGGCAACGGCAAACAGATGGCGGCGCATTATCTCCACAACTATCTCGACCCCGTGACGGACACCGCCAAGAGCGAGGAGTTGACCAGCGTAGCCGTCCTCACGCCGCAGACCTGTCCGGACATGATATACTACCTGCCGACGCCCAAATCGCCGCATGGAATCGACGTGGATCCCACCGGTGAATATATAGTTGCGGGCGGCAAGCTCTCTTCGACGATACCGATCCACTCGTTCCACAAGATGCTCGACGCCATCCAGAAAATGCAGTTCGAGACCGCGAGCTACGGCATCCCGGTGCTCAAGTACGAGGCGGTGCTGGCAGGCGAGGTCCCAAATGCATGCCTCGGGCCGCTGCACAACGAGTTCGACGGCAAAGGCAACGTATACACCTCGTGCTTCATTAGTTCCGAGATCATCAAGTGGAAGCTCGGCACCTGGGAGATCGAGGATCGAATTCCGGTCTATTACGCGCCCGGCCATCTGATGATCCCCGGCGGCGATTCCGCTAAGCCGTGGGGCAAGTACGTCGTCGCGATCAATAAGATGACGAAGGATCGCTTCCTGCCGACGGGTCCCGAGATGGGCCAATCTGCCCAGCTGATCGACATCTCGGGCGACAAGATGCGCACGTTGCTCGACTTCCCTACTATCAGCGAGCCGCACTATGCGCAGGCGATCCCGGCCAGCATGCTGATGCCGAACAACGTCAAGTATTACGACTTGGATAAGGACAAGAACCCGTATGCGACCAAATCCGAGGATGCGGCCAAGGTTGTGCGCTCAGGAAACGTGGTCCACGTTTACATGACTGCGATTCGCAGCCACTTCGTTCCCGACAATATCGAGGGCATTTTTGTCGGCGATACTGTGTACTTCCACGTGACCAACCTCGAACAGGACTGGGATGTGCCGCACGGCTTCGCGGTGATGGGGGCTGGGAACTCCGGCCTGGTGATCATGCCGGGCGAGACACGGTCGCTCAAATGGATGCCGACCAGGACCGGCGTCTATCCTTTCTATTGCACAGACTTTTGCTCCGCGCTGCACCAAGAGATGCAGGGTTACGTGCGGGTGTCGGCGCCCGGTGCGAAGGTGGCGCTGTTATGGCATGGCGGAGGGAAATAA